In Euphorbia lathyris chromosome 9, ddEupLath1.1, whole genome shotgun sequence, the following are encoded in one genomic region:
- the LOC136206129 gene encoding cell wall integrity protein scw1 produces the protein MAGAGIHPYHQQWPPAVAPPPPPVAAVAAPPPAVHHPPPLLVDNSNRAHTHDEVRTIFITGLPEDVKERELLNLLRWLPGYEASQVNFKGEKPMGFALFSTGQFAIAAKDALQDMVFDTESKSVLHTEMAKKNLFVKRGIVADSNAYDQSKRLRTGGDYSHTAYTSPSPFHPPPAPVWGPHGYMAPTPPPYDPYAGYHPVPQVPMPAPAPIPAPSSYVPVQNTKDNPPCNTLFIGNLGENINEDELRGLFSVQPGFKQMKVLRQERHTVCFIEFDDMNSATNVHRNLQGAVIPSSGSVGMRIQYSKNPFGKRKDSVHQVSSPSANGAPPAINYQ, from the exons ATGGCCGGCGCCGGAATCCATCCATATCACCAGCAGTGGCCGCCGGCAGTTGCTCCTCCCCCTCCACCTGTTGCGGCGGTTGCGGCTCCTCCTCCTGCTGTCCACCATCCTCCTCCGTTACTTGTTGATAATAGCAATCGCGCTCACACGCATGACGAG GTTCGAACGATATTTATAACTGGACTTCCTGAAGACGTGAAAGAGAGAGAATTGTTGAATTTGTTGCGATGGCTACCCGGTTATGAGGCTTCACAAGTTAATTTCAAAGGAGAAAAACCCATGGGTTTTGCTCTCTTTTCCACTGGACAGTTTGCTATTGCTGCCAAAGACGCTCTTCAG GATATGGTTTTTGATACCGAGTCCAAGTCTGTGCTGCATACGGAGATGGCAAAGAAGAATCTTTTTGTTAAAAGAG GAATAGTGGCAGATTCAAATGCTTATGATCAGAGTAAACGATTGAGAACCGGTGGCGACTATTCTCACACTGCGTATACAAGCCCATCTCCATTTCACCCTCCTCCTGCCCCTGTTTGGGGACCACATGG GTATATGGCCCCCACGCCACCTCCATATGATCCATATGCAGGTTACCATCCTGTTCCTCAAGTGCCAATGCCAGCTCCAGCACCAATACCAGCTCCTAGCAGTTATGTACCAGTTCAG AACACAAAAGATAATCCTCCTTGCAATACTCTTTTTATTGGTAATCTTGGAGAAAATATCAATGAGGATGAACTGAGGGGACTATTCAGTGT ACAACCTGGTTTTAAGCAAATGAAAGTTTTGAGACAAGAAAGGCATACCGTTTGTTTTATCGAATTTGAC GATATGAACAGTGCAACCAATGTGCACCGCAATTTGCAAGGTGCTGTTATCCCAAGTTCTGGTTCTGTTGGCATGCGAATACA GTATTCAAAGAACCCGTTCGGGAAGAGGAAAGATTCAGTCCATCAGGTTTCTTCTCCCAGTGCTAATGGAGCCCCACCAGCAATTAATTACCAGTAG